The following proteins are encoded in a genomic region of Oceanisphaera profunda:
- a CDS encoding hybrid sensor histidine kinase/response regulator, with amino-acid sequence MQGWTVINIALAYLAVLFLCAWLGDKAKVGHQGGRLRPLLYSLSLAVYCSSWSFFGTVGQASTDNWSYFSIYLGPIIMFTLAGPFIARLIDVAKREHITSIADFIAARYGKSQRLAVYVTLIAIVGVLPYIALQLKAIVMGLHLVAPDVVGADGQNASQVALMVTLLFSVFILLFGTRHIDATEHQRGVMVAIAVESVVKLVAFIMVGGFALWLIIMYPNQERVMITERFINSFTQVSGANLLDMGVYTLLSMSAVLCLPRQFHVTVVESHGPADLHWARRLFPVYLLLMGLFVLPLALAGQQWLPVAASPDTYVISLPLGQGQPSLAVLAFIGGASAATGMMIISIIALAIMVSNDLVLPMILRRRQMQGADFNDVAQLLLKVRRAAIVAIMATAWLVFLWLGDIDSLSRIGYLSFAAIAQFIPALVLGLFWRGGNRRGAYWGLSLGMLMWLLNLMAETGLFAGDASSNVLLWLLTPPNWGAVADMSPVTWGIFLSLLFNLIAYVLGSWWSVSTVSERLQAAAFVSRQQKDDGGVYRAKVSVQELEQLASRFVGAARVSRAFSRYAGEQGTLDGSMQAPPSLIRHTERVLAGVFGASSARLVLASALQGRSMELDELATIVDEAGDVFRFNRGLLQGAIEHIGQGISVVDKGLNLVAWNRRYIELFGYPMDLIQVGRPISDIIRFNAERGLCGVGSVADHVARRLRHMQAGTPHVSSRTRPDGRVIEMQGNPMPGGGFVMTFNDITTFRQAEQLLKDTNVLLEARVAERTQELSTVNQQLVVATIEAEKLSASKSRFLAAVSHDLMQPLNAAKLFASSWLETSPDDESRRLAGHIDRSLVAAEDLIADLLDMSRLESGKLTAKPVDFALDELFNTLKAEFDVLVEQDGGRFSVVNSRLGVHSDPRLLRRILQNFLTNALRYNSGGRVLLGARHQGDNLCLEVWDNGPGIAEDKQRLIFDEFMRLEHGQRQHQQGMGLGLAIAQGLARMLDHRLAVRSTEGKGSVFSVTVPRAIAGRGKSASLADNAVISNAPNVNNSQLQGLKVLCIDNDGDILTAMASLLGHWGCEVRVALTSHAAEQHYQDGFMPQIILSDYHLDEGETGIDVVSQLHLKYGTVPTVVISADRQPELQARLQQLQLSYLSKPVKPMKLRALLQHLV; translated from the coding sequence ATGCAGGGCTGGACCGTCATTAATATCGCACTGGCCTATTTAGCGGTGCTATTTCTCTGCGCTTGGCTGGGTGACAAGGCCAAGGTGGGTCATCAAGGCGGCCGACTGCGGCCCTTGTTATATAGCTTGTCGCTGGCGGTGTATTGCTCGTCGTGGAGCTTTTTTGGTACCGTCGGTCAGGCCAGTACCGATAATTGGTCTTACTTTTCTATTTATCTGGGCCCCATCATTATGTTTACCTTGGCGGGGCCTTTTATTGCCCGCCTGATTGATGTGGCCAAGCGTGAGCACATTACCTCGATTGCGGACTTTATTGCCGCCCGTTATGGCAAATCTCAGCGCTTAGCCGTGTACGTTACCCTGATCGCCATCGTCGGCGTCTTGCCCTATATCGCCTTACAGCTCAAAGCCATCGTGATGGGCCTGCATTTAGTGGCGCCCGACGTGGTGGGCGCTGATGGCCAAAATGCCAGCCAAGTGGCCTTGATGGTCACCCTATTATTCAGTGTGTTTATTCTGCTATTTGGCACCCGTCATATTGATGCCACCGAGCACCAGCGCGGGGTGATGGTGGCGATTGCGGTGGAGTCTGTGGTTAAGTTAGTGGCCTTTATTATGGTGGGCGGCTTCGCGCTTTGGCTGATCATTATGTATCCCAATCAAGAGCGGGTGATGATAACCGAGCGCTTTATTAACAGCTTTACCCAGGTTAGCGGCGCTAATCTGCTGGATATGGGCGTATATACCTTGTTGTCCATGAGTGCAGTGCTTTGCTTGCCGCGCCAGTTTCACGTGACCGTCGTTGAAAGCCACGGCCCTGCGGATTTGCACTGGGCGCGGCGGTTATTTCCGGTGTACTTATTACTGATGGGGCTATTTGTATTGCCGCTGGCGCTGGCCGGTCAACAATGGTTGCCAGTGGCAGCCTCACCGGATACCTATGTAATTAGCCTGCCCTTAGGGCAGGGCCAGCCGAGCTTGGCGGTGCTGGCCTTTATTGGTGGTGCTTCGGCGGCCACCGGCATGATGATTATTTCTATTATCGCGCTGGCCATTATGGTCAGTAATGACTTAGTACTGCCGATGATCTTGCGCCGCCGCCAAATGCAGGGCGCAGACTTTAATGATGTAGCCCAGTTATTACTCAAGGTGCGACGCGCCGCCATTGTCGCCATTATGGCTACAGCTTGGCTGGTATTTTTGTGGCTAGGAGATATCGACAGTTTATCGCGCATTGGTTATCTGAGTTTTGCCGCCATTGCCCAGTTTATTCCGGCTTTGGTGCTGGGCTTATTTTGGCGCGGCGGTAACCGGCGCGGCGCCTATTGGGGCTTAAGTTTAGGCATGTTGATGTGGCTATTAAATTTAATGGCCGAAACTGGGCTGTTTGCCGGTGATGCCAGCAGCAACGTTTTATTATGGCTATTAACGCCGCCAAACTGGGGCGCGGTGGCAGACATGAGCCCGGTTACTTGGGGCATCTTCTTAAGCTTATTGTTTAACTTAATTGCCTATGTGCTGGGCTCTTGGTGGTCGGTGTCTACGGTGAGCGAGCGCTTGCAAGCGGCGGCGTTTGTGAGCCGCCAACAAAAAGATGACGGTGGCGTGTATCGGGCCAAAGTCTCGGTACAAGAGCTGGAGCAGTTGGCCTCGCGCTTTGTGGGTGCTGCGCGGGTGAGTCGTGCGTTTTCTCGCTATGCTGGCGAGCAAGGAACGCTCGATGGCAGCATGCAAGCCCCTCCCAGCTTAATTCGCCACACCGAGCGAGTATTGGCCGGCGTGTTTGGTGCCTCATCGGCACGTTTAGTGCTGGCTTCTGCCTTGCAAGGTCGCTCCATGGAGTTGGATGAGCTGGCCACCATAGTCGATGAAGCGGGGGATGTGTTTCGCTTTAACCGCGGGTTATTGCAAGGCGCCATCGAGCATATAGGGCAAGGTATTTCCGTGGTCGATAAAGGGCTGAATTTAGTGGCCTGGAACCGGCGCTACATTGAGTTGTTTGGCTACCCGATGGATTTGATCCAAGTGGGACGACCCATTAGCGATATTATTCGCTTTAACGCCGAGCGGGGCCTGTGTGGTGTTGGATCCGTTGCTGATCATGTGGCGCGCCGCCTGCGGCATATGCAGGCCGGTACACCCCATGTGTCATCACGCACTCGCCCCGATGGCCGAGTGATTGAGATGCAAGGTAATCCCATGCCGGGCGGCGGTTTCGTGATGACTTTTAATGACATCACCACCTTTCGCCAAGCCGAGCAATTACTAAAAGATACCAATGTGCTGCTGGAAGCGCGGGTGGCGGAGCGCACTCAAGAGCTCTCGACCGTGAATCAGCAGTTAGTGGTCGCCACGATTGAGGCGGAAAAACTCAGTGCATCTAAAAGCCGATTTTTAGCCGCCGTGAGTCATGACTTAATGCAGCCACTGAATGCGGCCAAGTTGTTTGCCTCTTCTTGGTTAGAGACTTCTCCTGATGATGAAAGTCGGCGCTTAGCTGGGCATATCGACCGATCTTTGGTGGCGGCAGAAGACTTAATTGCCGATTTATTAGATATGTCACGCTTAGAGTCCGGCAAGCTCACCGCTAAGCCCGTGGACTTTGCCTTAGATGAGCTGTTTAACACACTTAAAGCCGAGTTTGATGTGTTGGTTGAACAAGATGGTGGGCGCTTTTCGGTGGTAAACAGTCGGCTCGGCGTACACAGTGATCCGCGGTTACTGCGCCGCATCTTGCAGAATTTTCTCACCAATGCGCTGCGCTATAACTCGGGCGGTCGGGTATTGCTGGGGGCGCGCCATCAGGGCGACAACTTATGCTTAGAAGTTTGGGATAATGGACCGGGCATAGCCGAGGATAAACAGCGTTTAATTTTCGATGAGTTTATGCGCTTAGAGCACGGCCAACGTCAACATCAACAAGGTATGGGCTTAGGTTTGGCCATTGCTCAAGGCTTGGCACGCATGCTTGATCACCGTTTGGCGGTGCGCTCCACCGAGGGTAAAGGTTCGGTATTTAGCGTCACCGTGCCCAGAGCGATTGCCGGGCGCGGTAAGTCAGCCTCTTTGGCGGACAATGCCGTAATAAGTAATGCTCCTAATGTGAATAACAGCCAATTGCAGGGCTTAAAGGTACTTTGTATCGATAACGATGGGGATATTTTAACCGCCATGGCGAGTCTGCTTGGCCATTGGGGGTGTGAGGTGCGCGTTGCACTGACTAGCCACGCCGCAGAACAGCATTATCAAGATGGCTTTATGCCCCAGATTATCTTATCGGATTATCACTTAGATGAGGGTGAAACCGGCATTGATGTGGTCAGCCAATTACACCTGAAATACGGGACTGTGCCCACTGTGGTGATCAGCGCCGACCGCCAGCCCGAGCTGCAAGCACGTTTGCAGCAATTGCAGTTAAGTTACTTAAGCAAACCGGTAAAGCCCATGAAACTAAGGGCGCTATTGCAGCATTTGGTCTAA
- a CDS encoding ChaN family lipoprotein, producing the protein MRLLLCRFCPALLSLFIIGCQVHPQNLEPPPTSVSAADLTTLYDYQLSKANKRPLTPVQAAAQLADFDVIMVGELHGHQGIHRFQADLFANLLKQPRPWALAMEQFSRDHQTEVDSYLAGELGEDAFTKQAQAWPSYKSDYRALLMLAKNAQTPVIAANAPKAIVRCIGKFGPEYLKALPTEQRGWIAKRLTLIEDDYKARFMANRHHGQAPNEQQFAAQTSWDDTMAESIADYLAQQPTHAVMLTVGRFHIAEGLGTVARLQQRNPKLKIALIYPVTADETEPAAPNTRSYNPPIMWTLKVAALPPARLEGEPLPAFSLGEPDCPFMNK; encoded by the coding sequence ATGCGCCTATTATTATGCAGGTTTTGCCCAGCCCTGCTCAGCCTATTCATCATAGGCTGCCAAGTGCACCCGCAAAACCTAGAGCCACCACCAACCTCTGTGTCGGCTGCAGATCTCACCACGCTCTATGATTATCAACTATCTAAGGCCAACAAGCGGCCGCTAACGCCGGTCCAAGCCGCAGCGCAATTAGCCGACTTTGATGTGATCATGGTGGGCGAGTTACATGGTCATCAAGGTATTCATCGTTTTCAAGCAGACTTATTTGCTAATTTGCTCAAACAACCGCGCCCTTGGGCCTTGGCCATGGAGCAATTTAGTCGGGATCATCAAACAGAAGTGGACAGTTATTTAGCCGGAGAATTAGGGGAAGATGCTTTTACTAAGCAAGCTCAAGCCTGGCCCAGTTATAAGAGCGATTATCGCGCCCTGCTTATGTTGGCAAAAAACGCCCAAACGCCAGTCATCGCCGCCAATGCCCCAAAAGCCATAGTGCGCTGCATCGGCAAATTTGGGCCTGAGTATTTAAAGGCATTGCCCACGGAGCAACGGGGCTGGATAGCCAAGCGACTGACCTTAATCGAGGATGATTACAAGGCGCGTTTTATGGCCAACCGCCATCATGGTCAAGCACCGAACGAGCAACAATTTGCCGCCCAAACCAGCTGGGACGACACCATGGCCGAAAGCATTGCTGACTATTTAGCGCAACAGCCCACCCACGCCGTGATGCTCACCGTTGGCCGCTTTCATATTGCCGAGGGCTTAGGCACAGTAGCACGCCTGCAACAACGTAACCCTAAGCTTAAAATCGCGCTGATATATCCAGTCACCGCAGATGAAACTGAGCCCGCGGCACCCAACACCCGTTCGTACAATCCGCCAATAATGTGGACACTCAAGGTGGCTGCCCTGCCGCCCGCGCGCCTTGAGGGCGAGCCGCTACCAGCCTTTAGCCTAGGCGAGCCTGATTGCCCCTTTATGAATAAATAA
- a CDS encoding DMT family transporter, protein MHAYGLLAIAIVAEVLATTALKASMSFTRLGPSIIVVVGYGLAFWLLTLVMRTVPVGLAYAIWSGAGIVLVTLLAAFFYRQLPDTPALIGISLIIAGVLVIQLYSNTGGH, encoded by the coding sequence ATGCATGCTTACGGCTTATTAGCCATCGCCATAGTGGCAGAAGTGCTGGCTACCACGGCCTTAAAAGCCTCCATGAGCTTTACCCGTTTAGGGCCCAGTATCATAGTGGTGGTTGGCTATGGCTTGGCTTTTTGGCTACTGACACTGGTAATGCGCACCGTGCCGGTCGGGTTAGCTTATGCAATTTGGTCTGGCGCGGGGATCGTATTAGTCACGCTACTGGCAGCCTTTTTTTATCGCCAACTACCGGATACGCCGGCACTGATCGGCATCAGCTTAATTATCGCCGGTGTCTTGGTTATTCAATTGTATTCTAATACGGGTGGTCATTAA
- a CDS encoding glycerophosphoryl diester phosphodiesterase: MIICGHRGLASVAPENTLAGLMAAHQHQLTWVEIDVQLSQDQQVVLFHDQRLGRCTDGQGMLRQHTWPQLKTLDAGRWFNDDFAHERMCLLSDYLSRACELNIKVNIELKLYPKDCVRELCQQVSSVLEALFNQGKFTADQLLLSSFEPAALSQMQQLIPEVPRALLVERIPFDWLAQLQQLDCEALHCQHNALTPAHAQAIIDAGYRVSCYTVNKQSRANQLASLGVHMIFSDKPLKQAPSAEHPAPS, from the coding sequence ATGATTATCTGCGGCCATCGCGGCCTAGCCAGTGTGGCACCAGAGAACACCCTCGCCGGGCTCATGGCCGCCCACCAACATCAATTAACTTGGGTCGAAATTGACGTACAGCTCAGCCAAGATCAACAAGTGGTACTGTTTCATGATCAACGCTTAGGTCGTTGTACAGATGGTCAAGGCATGTTGCGCCAACATACCTGGCCCCAGCTTAAAACATTAGATGCGGGCCGCTGGTTTAACGATGATTTTGCCCATGAGCGCATGTGCTTATTGAGTGATTACTTAAGCCGCGCCTGCGAGCTCAACATTAAGGTAAACATTGAGCTAAAGCTGTATCCCAAAGACTGCGTACGCGAGTTATGCCAGCAAGTGAGCTCGGTGTTAGAGGCATTATTTAACCAAGGTAAGTTCACCGCCGATCAGCTGCTGCTTTCCAGCTTTGAGCCCGCCGCTCTTAGTCAGATGCAACAACTGATTCCTGAGGTACCACGCGCCTTATTGGTAGAGCGGATCCCCTTTGATTGGTTGGCGCAATTGCAGCAATTAGACTGCGAGGCGCTGCACTGCCAGCACAATGCATTAACTCCAGCTCACGCCCAAGCCATTATCGACGCTGGCTATCGGGTGAGCTGCTATACGGTCAATAAACAAAGTCGCGCCAACCAGCTGGCTAGCTTAGGTGTGCATATGATCTTTAGTGATAAGCCGTTGAAACAAGCGCCAAGCGCCGAGCACCCAGCGCCCAGCTAA
- a CDS encoding DEAD/DEAH box helicase — MSFASLGLNAQLVQAINECGYTEPTPIQTQAIPLVLAGGDLLAGAQTGTGKTAGFGLPMLQRLSETKAKPLANGRAPVRALVLTPTRELAAQVEENIRAYAKHSDLRTLAMFGGVSINPQMKALGGKIDIVVATPGRLLDHVSQRSIDLSRIEMLVLDEADRMLDMGFIRDIQRIIAKMPAKRQNLLFSATFSNEIKKLAETLLTNPEHIEVATRNATADTIAQRFYGVDKNKKRALLSYLIGHHNWRQVLVFTRTKHGANRLAMQLDKDGLPAMAIHGDKSQGARTRALSQFKEGKLRVLVATDIAARGIDISELPHVVNFELPHVAEDYVHRIGRTGRAGVKGEAMSLISFEEKPLLKAIEKLIKQTAELEIMEGYEPLPDSEQPPIEKPAPNRGRGGASAGRGGQGRGNAGGGRGQGAGRGNAGNTSKAPRSAKPPRRHDNG; from the coding sequence ATGTCTTTTGCTTCCCTTGGCTTAAACGCCCAGCTTGTACAAGCGATCAATGAATGTGGTTATACAGAACCAACCCCTATCCAAACCCAAGCCATTCCATTAGTGCTTGCTGGGGGCGATTTGCTTGCGGGTGCACAAACCGGCACCGGTAAAACCGCAGGTTTTGGTCTGCCGATGCTGCAGCGTTTAAGCGAAACTAAAGCCAAGCCACTGGCCAATGGCCGTGCTCCAGTGCGCGCCTTGGTCCTGACTCCAACCCGTGAGTTGGCCGCACAGGTAGAAGAAAATATTCGTGCCTATGCCAAGCATTCAGATTTAAGAACGTTGGCTATGTTTGGTGGCGTCAGCATTAATCCACAAATGAAAGCGCTGGGCGGCAAGATTGATATCGTTGTCGCCACTCCAGGCCGTTTGCTGGATCACGTATCGCAGCGCTCTATCGACTTATCACGCATTGAAATGCTGGTATTAGATGAAGCAGACCGCATGTTAGACATGGGCTTTATTCGCGATATACAGCGCATTATCGCCAAAATGCCGGCTAAGCGTCAGAACTTATTGTTCTCTGCTACTTTTTCTAACGAAATCAAAAAGCTGGCCGAGACGTTGCTCACTAACCCTGAGCACATTGAAGTGGCTACCCGTAACGCCACCGCCGATACCATCGCCCAGCGTTTTTATGGCGTAGACAAGAATAAAAAGCGCGCCCTGCTTAGCTACCTAATTGGCCACCATAACTGGCGCCAAGTACTGGTCTTTACCCGTACCAAGCACGGTGCTAACCGCTTAGCCATGCAGCTGGATAAAGACGGTTTGCCGGCCATGGCCATTCATGGTGATAAGAGCCAAGGTGCCCGTACTCGCGCATTGAGCCAGTTTAAAGAAGGCAAACTGCGGGTATTAGTGGCTACCGATATTGCTGCACGCGGCATTGATATCAGCGAATTGCCGCACGTGGTTAACTTTGAGCTGCCCCACGTTGCCGAAGATTACGTGCACCGCATCGGCCGTACTGGCCGTGCCGGTGTGAAAGGCGAAGCCATGTCTTTGATTTCATTTGAAGAAAAGCCACTGTTAAAAGCCATTGAAAAGCTAATCAAACAAACAGCCGAGCTGGAAATCATGGAAGGCTATGAGCCACTGCCAGACAGCGAGCAGCCACCCATTGAAAAACCTGCCCCTAATCGCGGTCGCGGTGGTGCTAGTGCCGGTCGCGGCGGTCAAGGTCGTGGTAACGCCGGCGGCGGTCGCGGCCAAGGCGCAGGACGGGGTAACGCTGGCAACACCAGCAAGGCTCCGCGCAGTGCCAAGCCACCCCGTCGTCACGATAATGGCTAA
- a CDS encoding benzoate/H(+) symporter BenE family transporter: protein MRLPFHFAHVSAGFIAVLVGYTSSAAIIFQAAAAVGASPAEMNSWMWALGLGMGATCIGFSLRYRQPILTAWSTPGAALLVTALAGMSMSQAIGVFLFSSGLILLCGVTGWFDRIMQLVPASLAAAMLGGVLLTFGLDLFASAQTQPWLVGVMLITYLALRRRLPRYVIPLSLLAGLAVAAGLDLLQFEQFSWQLAWPVLMTPSFSLASLIGIGIPLFVVTMASQNVPGIAVLRAHGYQVKASPLISWTGITGILLAPFGGFAFNLAAISAAVCMGKEVDTDPAQRYKAAVWAGVFYLLLGLFGATVVGLFAALPTELVMAIAGLALLGTIGNSLSVALSQESERDAALLTFMITASGVALFGIGSAFWGLVVGGIVHGLNVRRSAQR, encoded by the coding sequence ATGCGCCTCCCTTTTCATTTTGCCCATGTGTCAGCGGGTTTTATTGCGGTACTAGTGGGCTATACCAGCTCGGCGGCCATTATCTTTCAAGCCGCCGCTGCTGTGGGGGCCAGTCCCGCCGAAATGAACTCCTGGATGTGGGCATTAGGTCTTGGCATGGGTGCTACTTGCATTGGTTTTTCGCTGCGTTATCGCCAACCCATACTTACGGCTTGGTCGACACCGGGTGCAGCCTTGTTAGTCACCGCACTGGCAGGTATGTCCATGAGTCAGGCCATAGGGGTGTTTTTATTTAGCTCTGGCCTGATTTTATTGTGCGGTGTAACCGGTTGGTTTGACCGCATCATGCAACTAGTGCCTGCCAGCTTGGCGGCAGCCATGCTGGGTGGGGTGCTGTTAACCTTTGGTTTGGATTTATTTGCCTCGGCGCAGACCCAACCTTGGCTAGTGGGCGTGATGCTAATAACGTATTTGGCACTGCGCCGACGTCTGCCGCGCTATGTGATCCCGCTTAGCCTCTTAGCCGGATTAGCTGTGGCAGCGGGGTTGGATTTATTGCAGTTTGAGCAGTTTAGTTGGCAACTGGCATGGCCGGTATTAATGACACCGAGCTTCTCGCTCGCCAGTTTAATTGGTATTGGTATTCCGTTATTTGTGGTGACCATGGCCTCGCAAAACGTGCCCGGTATTGCGGTGTTACGGGCCCACGGTTATCAAGTGAAGGCTTCGCCTTTGATCAGCTGGACCGGTATAACCGGCATCTTGCTGGCCCCCTTTGGCGGCTTTGCCTTTAATCTGGCGGCCATCAGTGCTGCGGTATGCATGGGTAAAGAAGTGGATACCGATCCCGCACAGCGTTATAAGGCGGCGGTGTGGGCTGGGGTCTTTTATCTGCTGCTGGGGTTGTTTGGCGCCACAGTAGTGGGCCTGTTTGCCGCCTTGCCCACCGAGCTGGTGATGGCGATTGCCGGCTTGGCCTTACTGGGAACTATTGGCAATAGCTTAAGCGTGGCCTTAAGCCAAGAGTCGGAGCGCGACGCCGCCTTGCTGACCTTTATGATCACCGCCTCCGGCGTGGCCTTGTTTGGTATCGGCAGCGCCTTTTGGGGCTTAGTAGTCGGCGGCATAGTGCATGGGTTGAATGTGAGGCGCAGTGCCCAGCGTTAA
- a CDS encoding CBS domain-containing protein: MAVISVGDIMTRDLLTLDQSATLKDAHDMMREKSIRHIPVVDPLTGKLMGVLTQKRMIATIMSLLSDYGVSALERRERQCRVVEIIDADFESVDEHAPLIEVVSFFLKNKHGCLTIVDDKQCLIGIVTSSDFVRLCAELLKKDN; encoded by the coding sequence ATGGCTGTAATTTCTGTTGGCGATATTATGACCCGTGACTTGCTGACGCTCGATCAAAGCGCGACGCTAAAAGATGCCCATGACATGATGCGTGAAAAAAGCATTCGTCATATTCCTGTGGTCGATCCCTTGACCGGTAAGCTGATGGGGGTGCTCACCCAAAAGCGCATGATTGCCACCATTATGAGCTTATTATCTGACTACGGCGTGAGTGCGCTGGAGCGTCGTGAGCGCCAGTGTCGTGTAGTGGAAATTATTGATGCAGACTTTGAGTCGGTGGATGAGCATGCACCCTTGATTGAAGTGGTATCGTTTTTTCTGAAAAATAAACACGGCTGCCTCACTATCGTCGACGATAAACAATGCTTGATTGGCATCGTTACTTCGTCTGACTTTGTGCGCCTGTGCGCCGAGCTGCTGAAAAAAGATAATTAA
- a CDS encoding energy transducer TonB: MSLKRYAVFALASLLLHGLIAQAMEPEPITLAVAPANAGPISVQMLPTVTKAPPKAEPVVEPTPEPKPEPKPAPKPEPKPVPKPKPLPKPAPKPVPKPEPKPVAPTPKPAAPAPQPVAPAPKPVSQLAPEPVAKVEPKPQPTQAKDSTPKRIDTPSFTHKPAAIAYPIQAKRRGQEGTVLIEVWLDEQGKQIKRLLAKSSGVSALDSAALKAIVKWRFSAYVENGRGIAHRVHIPVRFKLD, from the coding sequence TTGAGCTTAAAACGCTATGCCGTGTTTGCCTTAGCATCTTTGCTATTGCACGGCTTAATCGCTCAGGCCATGGAGCCGGAGCCCATCACCCTAGCGGTGGCGCCGGCGAATGCTGGGCCTATTAGTGTGCAAATGTTGCCGACCGTGACTAAGGCTCCCCCTAAGGCGGAGCCTGTGGTCGAACCTACGCCAGAGCCTAAACCAGAGCCTAAGCCGGCCCCCAAGCCAGAGCCTAAGCCCGTACCTAAGCCAAAACCCTTGCCTAAACCCGCGCCCAAACCTGTACCTAAGCCGGAGCCTAAGCCTGTGGCCCCTACACCTAAGCCCGCTGCACCTGCACCTCAGCCTGTTGCACCCGCGCCAAAACCGGTATCGCAACTAGCGCCCGAGCCTGTCGCCAAGGTTGAGCCAAAGCCGCAACCGACTCAAGCGAAAGACAGCACACCTAAGCGCATTGACACACCCAGCTTTACCCATAAGCCGGCAGCCATTGCTTACCCGATACAAGCTAAACGTCGCGGTCAAGAAGGCACAGTGCTAATAGAAGTCTGGCTGGATGAACAAGGTAAGCAGATTAAACGTCTGCTCGCCAAGTCATCTGGCGTGAGTGCCCTCGATAGCGCCGCCTTAAAAGCTATCGTTAAATGGCGCTTTTCGGCCTATGTAGAAAACGGCCGCGGCATCGCCCACCGAGTTCATATTCCCGTTCGTTTTAAATTGGATTAA
- a CDS encoding MotA/TolQ/ExbB proton channel family protein, with protein sequence MSLLTQIHQQLGLMSWPLILCSVITLTLWLERSVALLWVSVSGEQAKRKLHQSGASFATVKDAQSTSLILRGCSLLVAHQSACKATREDLAGVWLQQQRRKLHSGLRVLTLVGVISPLLGLLGTVLGLMEMFKSIGLSSDPVTPALLADGLGLAMSTTAAGLLIALPAIAGAQLFGLWADRLLDKLTDELNQCNLQLEGVQLGANS encoded by the coding sequence ATGTCATTGCTAACTCAAATACATCAACAACTAGGCCTAATGAGCTGGCCATTAATTTTATGCTCAGTAATTACCTTGACCCTCTGGCTAGAAAGAAGTGTGGCGCTGTTATGGGTCAGCGTGAGTGGCGAGCAAGCCAAACGAAAACTGCATCAAAGTGGCGCCAGTTTCGCTACCGTTAAAGATGCGCAGTCAACATCACTGATTTTACGGGGCTGCAGCTTATTGGTTGCACATCAAAGCGCCTGCAAAGCGACTCGTGAAGACTTAGCCGGTGTGTGGTTACAGCAACAAAGACGCAAGCTGCATTCGGGCTTGCGGGTATTAACCTTAGTGGGCGTGATCAGCCCCTTACTGGGTTTGTTAGGCACGGTGTTGGGCTTAATGGAGATGTTTAAAAGCATCGGCTTAAGTAGCGATCCGGTCACACCAGCGCTGCTGGCCGATGGCCTTGGTTTAGCCATGAGCACCACGGCGGCGGGCTTGTTAATCGCCCTGCCCGCCATTGCCGGTGCCCAGCTGTTTGGTTTGTGGGCAGATCGCCTGCTCGACAAACTGACCGACGAGCTAAATCAGTGCAACTTGCAGCTGGAAGGGGTGCAGTTAGGAGCCAATTCATGA
- a CDS encoding ExbD/TolR family protein, translating to MIGRPESANSSWRTLTPDITPLLDIIFIVLVFLLLTANIPLQSLEVDLPKTDSEALSAISDTKSITINMLAGTPAWAIQGQEYEDWQQFKPALTAQVAALKETDLILASDKDVTVDSMLKLLAFLQEHEITATQILMEDE from the coding sequence ATGATTGGCCGCCCTGAATCTGCCAATTCAAGTTGGCGCACGCTCACGCCAGACATCACACCTTTACTGGATATTATCTTTATCGTATTGGTATTTTTGCTGCTCACCGCCAACATCCCCCTGCAATCATTAGAGGTGGACTTGCCCAAAACCGACAGCGAGGCCTTGAGCGCGATATCTGACACTAAGTCCATCACCATTAATATGTTGGCGGGCACGCCTGCGTGGGCCATTCAAGGTCAAGAATACGAAGATTGGCAGCAATTTAAGCCGGCCTTAACCGCTCAAGTGGCGGCGTTAAAAGAAACCGACTTGATTTTGGCCTCCGACAAAGACGTGACCGTGGACAGCATGCTCAAACTGTTGGCTTTCTTGCAAGAACACGAGATCACCGCCACCCAAATATTGATGGAAGATGAATAG